The Actinomycetota bacterium genome includes a region encoding these proteins:
- a CDS encoding metal-sulfur cluster assembly factor → MPTSDQVMEALKVVQDPEIGINIVDLGLVYEVAVTDDGEAQIIFTLTSVGCPAGAQIENEIREAAASVEGISSVTSEMTMQPPWGPDKMSELARSALGFF, encoded by the coding sequence ATGCCCACTTCAGATCAGGTTATGGAAGCACTAAAGGTTGTTCAGGATCCCGAGATCGGCATCAACATCGTCGACCTGGGCCTGGTGTACGAAGTTGCCGTCACCGACGACGGTGAAGCTCAGATCATCTTTACCCTCACCTCGGTGGGTTGCCCCGCAGGCGCACAGATCGAAAACGAGATTCGCGAGGCAGCAGCAAGCGTTGAGGGGATATCTAGCGTCACCTCCGAGATGACTATGCAGCCCCCTTGGGGGCCGGACAAAATGAGCGAGCTTGCGCGATCCGCGCTCGGCTTCTTTTAA